From the Penaeus vannamei isolate JL-2024 chromosome 37, ASM4276789v1, whole genome shotgun sequence genome, the window CAACACACGACAGCCCTGTCCTCCGCCAGCTGGAGGAACTTCCCCAATGCCCCTGTAAAACTCCACTTCACCTACAGCACCCAGCCATCACAGTGGGCATTCACATCTGCACAACTccctaacaaaaaacaaaacaaaaaaagacttaTTACGTAGTAGAAACACCCATCTACTACATCTGcatgatccttctctctctctctgtccattccctctttctcctcaaacTGTTTATTACCTTCCGCAATCCTTGGCACTCAATATTCAGCTCCTGTACACGATCTTGAAGCTGCTTATTAGATTTTTGGAGTTTGGTGGTCTGCTGCTGCAGAAGAAGCACTTGTTTGTTCAGggtcctcctctctgtctcagaAGTGTGGGCTCTAGTGCAGGCCTCCTTCTTGGCATTCAACTGAAAGAAAGGGTTTTGGTAAATGTTATCAAATTCTGATAAGTGATTGTGTGGCGGAGCTCCTCTGAAGTAAGGTTGATGATATAAGTGAGCTGTTTTAAATACAACTTCAAATTAATCTAGTTTATTTCTATCAGATATTAGCTTGTACATTCTTGCACTTAACATGTGCAAGTacatgtgagagaaagaaagagttttttttctacttttacaaATCACGTAAAGAATATTTAAAATTATGTTACTAAGCAACCCTGCTGATTAGATTTCTGCTTcccaatattatttttaaaatttgtttttgACAAGGATACTATATCAAATAATATGACCATAGACAAAGCAGAACATATATAACTGTTAGCAAAGGCACTGTAGTAAgagaaataaacaatgatatgAAACTAGGGCAGAACAAACAAATCtgtaaaactaaaaaaagaaaagaaaagaaaaaaaaatgatgacagttacactctctctctcattctctctccctctctctctctctctctctctcacacacacacaaactatctaTCATACATCCTTTTACATCAAGCAGTATTGATAGTAACAAATTAAACTGACTGATGTGACTGGCATGTTGAAATTAAGACTAAAATTATTTGATAATTCTATTttaatataaatttacatattaatggctaacatctatatctatgataGAAAAAAAGGCAATGCACAAACTGAtgatggattccaggaggattccgaaactgttgtcttgtatatttcaataaattttgtctgtgcattgtgggtttttctaccatagtatctacACAGTAGAGGGTTTTTCcatttatccatatctatatttagtTCTCCTATGACCACAACAAGCAAAAGGTCTTTAATTGCCTTTCTGAAATCTATGGATAGTTCTGCATTAACTTCATCTGTGTCTAGGGGTTAAGTATGCAATTCATAAGGTAATTCTCTTAAGTTCTGAATTATAAAATCTTTGGAGAGAAATCCTATTTAAAATGTTGAGACATCCTATACTGATGGAATTGCCATGTGGGTGAAATGGTGGGCAGGAATAATAACATGATGAAAGCAATTTTATCAAAAAATTTCCCACCAATATTTTGAAATGAGGATTGCCTTCTGTGAATAATTTGCTATCCTTGCATCACTTACCAGTCTTTTACACTCTTCCTGTAGCACACTGATGGTTCCATTGAGATGGGTCACTTTCTTACACAATGAGCTTATCCTGTATCTTGTTGACTGGTCTAAAAACTCATCGAATATGGCATCTTCTGCCTCTTCAAGATGATCATCTGTGGCTTCCTGTTTTTCCTCAATTACTTGCTCATTAGAGTTTTCTGCAACACGTGTGGAGAGTTGTCTCTTTTCTATTCCAGTTTTGTTCTGTTGTTCTGTGGTACAAGTTTTATCATTCCCTCTATAAACTGATGGCTGATACTCCTGTTGAGTTGCTTTTGTATCCCCATAGAGATATTCTGCATTTTCAGTGCAAGTCTTTTGATCTCCATGTAAAAAAGGAGCAGTTGTCTTAATGACAGCATCTCCTTGATTCACTGTCTCTCCTACAGTATATTTTTGGTGAGAATTTTGACAAGTAATAGTCTCACTGGTTTTGCTAAGGCAGTCTTTTGGTTCTCTATGTGATGCTTGGGAAACTCTTTGCTGGGTTGCAACCTGTAAAATANNNNNNNNNNNNNNNNNNNNNNNNNNNNNNNNNNNNNNNNNNNNNNNNNNNNNNNNNNNNNNNNNNNNNNNNNNNNNNNNNNNNNNNNNNNNNNNNNNNNNNNNNNNNNNNNNNNNNNNNNNNNNNNNNNNNNNNNNNNNNNNNNNNNNNNNNNNNNNNNNNNNNNNNNNNNNNNNNNNNNNNNNNNNNNNNNNNNNNNNNNNNNNNNNNNNNNNNNNNNNNNNNNNNNNNNNNNNNNNNNNNNNNNNNNNNNNNNNNNNNNNNNNNNNNNNNNNNNNNNNNNNNNNNNNNNNNNNNNNNNNNNNNNNNNNNNNNNNNNNNNNNNNNNNNNNNNNNNNNNNNNNNNNNNNNNNNNNNNNNNNNNNNNNNNNNNNNNNNNNNNNNNNNNNNNNNNNNNNNNNNNNNNNNNNNNNNNNNNNNNNNNNNNNNNNNNNNNNNNNNNNNNNNNNNNNNNNNNNNNNNNNNNNNNNNNNNNNNNNNNNNNNNNNNNNNNNNNNNNNACATAAATATATACCTCAGAAATATAAGTTTCTAAGTCCCTAGCTTTGAATGGCAAGACACCTGAGCATCATGCATAATCCTTTGTTGAGCACTTAATCAGCTAGAATCACCAATACAAAATGGAAAAAGACAGCCATCTGAAGATACCAATGTCAGTCGTTCTTCTAGAGGACATAAACATTAACCCCAAGTTAGAATGTCAAACATCAATTAAGGACCAAAACTTCTACCATCAAtaacttcattttcatttttcaaaataAAGGCCATTCTAATTCTTCCCAAAACAAATTTGGTGGTGGGGCATGCTAATGGCCCTGACCCAACTATCTTCTTATCACAAAACACAAAGATAATCAGGAGCAGCAAGGAAACAGCCATGAATGCTATTAGTTTATATCACAGGACACTAGTACAACCAATGTCAATGAACACTTTCTGGTTTTCAGTCTTCACAactaggaaagaggaggaagatgaaataaTAAATCCAAAATGGCATTGTTACACAAACGAAAATAGACATCTACACAGATTGTACCTGACAGCATGGAATGACATGCCATAAATAAATGTGCAATAGTTATGAAGGCACAAGATTCATTTTCAAAGACACTTGTTCACTATTTTCTTGACGTAGAACTTGCACAAGACAGCTGCTGCAGATCAATTAACTACACATGTTATAACAATCATCACAAATCTTTCACACTTATATAATGACGACACCCATCACACTTCCTGTATTgactatggaagaaaaacaacaaaacaaacatacacaggcagGCCAGGGTGTGCCaatcccgtagattttttttgtCCTTGAAAAAATAGTCGAAGTAGAAACACTCCTCACCTTGTATGATTCTCGACGATCTCTTGGATTTTGTTCATCTTGGAGCCGTCGCTGGACACAAGACTCCACTGCGATTCCCCGTTCCTCGTCGCTCCACCATTATGGCACTCCACCTGATTATTCCCATTCGTTCCCCCGCTGATGGCTGTGGCGGACGAAGACTCACTCACGCTCCCTCCGTCACTCCCGGGAACGCCATTGCTCTGCCCCGACACCATGCCTTCGCCCCTCATACTGACCATACTATCCACTCCCGCTAGAGCTGATCCATCCATAACATAGTGGAGTAGAGCCCGCACTACGGCACAAATCCACAATAATCCAGCTCGCGCGCCCGCCTCACCACAGCTCCGCCGCCTCCATCTTGAGCCTCGATCAGCTGAACCCACGATCAGCTGATAGGGAACACGACGTTGCTTCGCCAGAACAAAGAGATTTAAAAATGgtcgtccttctctcttccttcggcTATCTGTGTCTCACACGGtcttttcccttatctctctatGCAATTTTTAATCTTTAGGCTTGGCTTGATATGTTTTCTTCCATAACGAAGGTTGATTGGTTCGGTGCGGTGGAAATTTACTTAGGAAATTATTGGTATAAGTTGTGTATAGATGTCCTTACCCTATTCCCTTATTTCCTGAAATTGAACATGTAAGCCCAAATATTTACACACTCTAATATCACTACTTTTGCAGCATCAGCAAATGATTCTGGAACATTTATATGAATTAAAAGAATTTCATTCGAGGATGTAAATATCACATTATCTTTATATCAAAGCCACCCTTTGCTATGTATTTACAATACTAGTAGGGCAAGAGAAAGCCCTGATAATTTTCATCACAACTACACAGATATTAGGTAATAAAAcagcattataatcataaaatattTAGCCCTGTTCTCTACAACACACTAGGAAACTAGTCAAATGTCATGTCTGTAACATAAGATCAAATTAGGACCAAATATGATTATACGGTAAGtaattatgtaatgataatgtagTAAAAGTACCGTGAAAGGGACAAAAATGTCATTACATAGATaaaattactttttaaaaataatttaaccCCAACACCCCTTTGTAACGTCGTGTTGCCCAACTGCGTCATCGACACTTGTTTACACTTTTGCCAAGACGCGGAGAGCTTGAATCATCACATCATAccgaaaaatacgaaaataaaatgcTCAAATGAAATGCACAAAATACCAAAATTTAAATGAGAACTTTCAGATACGTTAAGGTAATAGTTCTTCTTAGTATACAAATGTTCCTCAAATGGGAGACGAAGAAGCTTTTTCTTAATGAGATTCTTTGGGGAAAGATCGAGTTTATTTACTTTGTATCAGTATTAGGTAATCGACATAGTTTTGTGAATCCCCTACTTCATATTTTAAAAGGTACTTACACAGTTTAGTGTTTCAAGTTTCAGCGGAGTGAATAATAACGGGTAAACTTTAAGCCAAATTCTTTCTGAAATCCCCTTGAAGTCGTGATTACATTTTGTTCAGTGACATTCAAGGTATTATTTCTTATCacgattgggagggagggggagcagtttTTTCACAGTATATCATGCATATTgaagtttatatgaatatatagataaccaTTCTTTGTGTTTATTCATCAAAAGTAATTATTTTTTGATAATTTATGAGACGTCTCTTTGGTCATTAACACTAGTGTCATCTTTTCCAATGGCAACTAGGGTGTCGCGCAGTGGCTGCGACACCCAAAGCTATCTCGTGATCGGAGGCAAGACATGTCAGTAAGATCCACCCACTTCTGTGACATAACAGGAATGGCCAAAGTTGACAGTTAGCTGTTTtgctgtactggttattttttccGACCAGTACAGAGTATTGTGGGGcaaagtatgaatatgtatgaaatatccaaagtaggaggaatacatctggcaactcgataaatgtttaccACCTTTTCGATTCCTGTCAAATGAGAGCTGTCATGTTTGCCATAACCGCGGTCAGTGGAGTGTGACTAAGAGATACAACCTTGTTATCTCTCTTAGCCTTGATCATTTATGTGCATCACACTTTCCTTGCATTTCATGCTCCAAGTTACCAACAGTCCAATTCTTAATGGTTAATATCTGAAATCAAAAGGGAGTGCTCATTGGGTTACAGTGCTGATTTATTGTTCAGTTCATACCTCTCCAGTGCCAGAAAAGATTGGGACCTCAATTATTCTGTGGTAAATGAGGTATACATCTACCACTTAAACTggtatctatatctctttatggAGTGTTTGTAGTGGGCCTTACTGCTACAGTTCCTAGCACACATGGGGAGATGGCAACTTAAAGGATTGTAGGTCATGGATATGCATCATCCAATATCTGCCCTTCTTCTTATATTATTAATCAGCATATGAAATCTAACAGGAAATGATATTTGCATTGGCTATACCATATGGCTGATATTGTAAGGGTTAAATTGTACACCAGTCAGCAATTACAAATGCTAATGGATTTAGATATGTACTTAAAATAAAATTTGTGATACATGTTAATTAGGAGATTCATCGATTTGcttcatacacaaacaaattttTATGGTTATCCCTTCAGCACACTTCTTTGTAATTTGCACATTTAAATAAAGCTTAATGGATTAGAAGTGTTTATTATGGCAAATGCAGAAAAGATATAAATGAGAATAGATAACTTCACAAACTAATTTGAATGACAAGGTTCTGTTACTTGCATTTCTTATGAAGATTGAATTAAAAAATTCTTATTTAAACTCTTACAAGGCAATTTCTATGGTTAACAGAAACTTGTATGACTAATATATTAAAGCATGCAAATTAGAGCAAAAGTAGTATTTTGGTTGTACAGTGCAGATTCCAAATATGGGTGAGAGACATTTTAGTTATTTATGGCATATTTCTAGAATAGTAATTGCTTGTAGAATAAGTCATTTTACCATATGATACTGTGGTGCCCATTAATATATAACATTAATTGACATATGCAACTGAAGGATAATGGTACAATTAGATAATAAAAGTGTACCCACAGTGCCTTAGGGCCTGTGCTCTAACACACGTCAACAGTCTCCACTGTGTATTCCAAGAAGATATGGTTTGTAGAACACCCTGACTGTTTATTTGACAAATAAGAAAGCAATTGAAGCTGTGTCCTGCTTCACATACTGTATGTAGACAAGGCCTTTTCCAAACTTCATAGGCTTTGCTGTTGCTTGCTTTATGTATAACAGAAAATTTAGAATAATATTTTGGGATGTTTTGATATTTATTCCCCTTGCTTTCATATGTATGATCATAATTTTTCCTTCTGGAATTTTGGTAACGTTTTATGATACACCTTTAGTATAACTGCTAAATTTTATATTCAAATAGAACAGGAGTCCACATATACTTTTCTTCACAACACATATGAAAGTCAGGCGGAAGACCTAATTTCAAGATGTTGAGCTGCTGTCTCATGGTATCCTTGCTGTCATTTAAGTTGATGGATGTTTGGTTTTCTAACAATAAGTAAATTTGTGCCATGCATTGCCTTTTCGGAAACTGGAGTATCATAAACTTTCTTTAGTCACCAAAGGTCTCAATATCTCAGAGTTCCTATTCTCATTTTTTCACAacagtgatatatatttattagatcaAACTTTTAATGCTAAATTACAAGTCACACATCTTTAGATCACAACAAATATTGTTGATAGATTTTTAAAAGTATTTCTGGATCCTGAAATGGAACGTTTGATTACTTAATAACTTTGTTACCTGGTGTAAGTTTAGGCTAAGCAAGCGGCTCATGCCAGGGCCATCTTGGGGACTGGTCATCTGATATATTTGTTAGGACATGTGGAGGTCAGTAAGtaagatattaaaaaaacaaattatGATTACCTTGATAATGAGGAGTGTGGTTTATCATACAAAGTAGCATTAAAAATAAggggtaatagtattaatagaaaaaatacagTTTTCGATGGGTACTGATGGTTTAGTTGGTCATGGAAGATTGATTTACAAAGAAATAAATTCAATGTACCTTTTTGGTCCCAATGATATAGGGATAAAAATGTTGGGTTTATGCATATAATAGACTCTGTATTTTTCAGTTGCAAAGAAATGTCCAGTGAAGATGACCTACAACTCCTTGACCAGCAGTTGGATTCTCGCCTTCAGCGTCTCCAAGGCTTATGGATATCATCCAGCAGTGATCATGTAGAGTCGTATAAAGTATCTTTTAAGTTCAAATGGAGTACATTTGTAACAGAGCAAGAAGATTGTTTTGAGTTATGTAATTCTGTTATGACTGCATTTTACAGCTACCAGTCTTGGTCAAGAGAAGATTAACTTAATTTTGAACAAGAATTAGAATGCTATGAGAAAGTTTTCagtcatctttatttttcataactGTCTAAATTTTGATATATGATTTATTACTATTAACTTCAGATTTAAGATTTGTAAACATACTCTAATGACTGATATTGTGTACAACTTAAGGGCTGCATTATTTTACAGGTTGCAACCCAGCAAAGAGTTTCCCAAGCATCACATAGAGAACCAAAAGACTGCCTTAGCAAAACCAGTGAGACTATTACTTGTCAAAATTCTCACCAAAAATATACTGTAGGAGAGACAGTGAATCAAGGAGATGCTGTCATTAAGACAACTGCTCCTTTTTTACATGGAGATCAAAAGACTTGCACTGAAAATGCAGAATATCTCTATTGGGATACAAAAGCAACTCAACAGGAGTATCAGCCATCAGTTTATAGAGGGAGTGATAAAACTTGTACCACAGAACAACAGAACAAAACTGGAATAGAAAAGAGACAACTCTCCACACGTGTTGCAGAAAACTCTAATGAGCAAGTAATTGAGGAAAAACAGGAAGCCACAGATGATCATCTTGAAGAGGCAGAAGATGCCATATTCGATGAGTTTTTAGACCAGTCAACAAGATACAGGATAAGCTCATTGTGTAAGAAAGTGACCCATCTCAATGGAACCATCAGTGTGCTACAGGAAGAGTGTAAAAGACTGGTAAGTGATGCAAGGAGGCAATCCTCATTTCAAAATATTGGTGGGAAATTTTTTGATAAAATTGCTTTCATCATGTTATTATTCCTGCCCACCATTTCACCCACATGGCAATTCCATCAGTATAGGATATCTCAACATTTAAATAGGATTTCTCTCCAAAGATTTTATAATTCAGAACTTAAGAGGATTACCTTATGAATTGCATACATAACCCCTAGACACAGATGAAGTTAATGCAGAACTATCCATAGATTTCAGAAAGGCAATTAAAGACCTTTTGCTTGTTGTGGTCATAGGAGAactaaatatagatatggataaatgGAAAAACCCTCTACTGTgtagatactatggtagaaaaacccacaatgcacagacaaaatttattgaaatatacaagacaacagtttcggaatcctcctggaatccatcaTCAGTTTGTGCATTGCCTTTTTTTCtatcatagatatagatgttagccattaatatgtaaatttatattaaAATAGAATTATCAAATAATTTTAGTCTTAATTTCAACATGCCAGTCACATCAGTCAGTTTAATTTGTTACTATCAATACTGCTTGATGTAAAAGGATGTATAAttgatagtttgtgtgtgtgtgtgagagagagggagagagaatgagagagagagtgtaactgtcatcattttttttttcttttcttttctttttttagttttacaGATTTGTTTGTTCTGCCCTAGTTTcatatcattgtttatttctcTTACTACAGTGCCTTTGCTAACAGTTATATATGTTCTGCTTTGTCTATGGTCATATTATTTAATATAGTATCCTTGCCAAagacaaattttaaaaataatattgggAAGCAGAAATCTAATCAGCAGGGTTGTTTAGTAACATAATTTTAAATACTCTTTACGTGATttgtaaaagtagaaaaaaaaaatttctttctctcacatgtACTTTCACATGTTAAGTGCAAGAATGTACAAGCTAATATCTGATAGAAATAAACTAGATTAATTTGAAGTTATATTTAAAACAGCTCACTTATATCATCAACCTTACTTCAGAGGAGCTCCGCCACACAATCACTCATCAGAATTAGATAACATTTACCAAAACCCTTTCTTTCAGTCGAATGCCAAGAAGGAGGCCTGCACCAGAGCCCACACTtctgagacagagaggaggaccCTGAATAAACAAGTGCTTCTTCTGCAGCAGCAGACCACCAAACTCCAAAAATCTAATAAGCAGCTTCAAGATCGTGTACAGGAGCTGAATATTGAGTGCCAAGGATTGCGGAAGGTAATAAACAgtttgaggagaaagagggaatggacagagagagagagaaggatcatgCAGATGTAGTAGATTGGTGTTTCTACTACGTAATAagtctctttttttgttgttgttgttagggaGTTGTTCAGATGTGAATGCCCACTGTGATGGCTGGGTGCTGTTGGTGAAGTGGAGTTTTACAGGGGCATTGGGGAAGTTCCTCCAGCTGGCAGAGGACAGGGCTGTCGTGTGTTGCTGCTGCACAGGTGAAGTTTGCTGGAATGAGTTTTGTGTGTTTCATGTTTTAGATCTTGGAGTTTCAGTTGGGAGCTGTGTCAAAGAAATTGGGAACAAGGGGAGCTTACTTGAGTGGTCCAGTCAGAGTCCCACAAAGTGTCTGGTTTTAACTAGTCAGATTTCAGAAGTGAAACGTGAGATGTGCCCACTGATAACTAATCAGGATGAGACTGTTGAAGCATCATGTAAGAATCTCTGTATTTCATTTGcagagtttttttttaatttcatacaAATTGATCCaagatatattatgtttatatcataggtcctttagttttgttcttttattatgattattatctcatATGGTTGGCTTTGTCATATATATTGAACTATTTCATATTCTTAGATGCTTTgtaatgttataatgattatcatttgatTTTCCATTCAAGAAGCTGGACATTGTCTAGCTTTCCTGAGTCTTCTCTTCCTGGTTTAATGATCTTTTGGGTTTGTTGTCTATCATATCCAAATTCTGATCAATTTTTATGGTTTCCACCTAGGTCTTTTTTGGACTTCCAGAGTATTTTGTATAGATGACTTTTCTTGATATATTTATGCCATCACAGTTTCTTGCCTCGGATTAGAGGTTCCATTTTAGAGATACCAAGTATATCCAGGAGGCTGTGTAAGTTGGTTTACAAGTAATTTTTTGTGTTACATGCCAGTCATTTTGCAAAATCTTGCAGAAGCTTTAGTGACTGCCCAGGTCTCATTGCCAAACAGCATGATGCTCCACACACAGGTTTGGTGTATGCATCCTCTGGTGATGAGCAATAATGCTCTGGTGGTCAAGATTGGTATGAGTTCCCTGAACTTTCCTGCTGTATTGGATCTAGATGATATTGATACCTCTGTCAACTTCCACTGGAGATTTCCTGAGTCTTTGAGTGTATTACAGTCTAAAGTGATAGTTTTGATCTTAACTGGTTGGATCCATCATAAAAAAGAATTTGGCTCAAATTGTTGTAAGCTATAGATACTGAGTGATGGGGACAACTAGCTGtcagtgcacaaagctcttggacgGAAATTAGACTCCATGTGCCGTAAGgaaggggctcttgcattatttccacagGTAAATAAGGTTCtagggaggacactatttccatgtaCAGGAACCTATTCATGCCTTCCTCGGCCAGCAGTACGGAGTGTGTTATTAAAAATTGAATGTTACAAAAATATAGTCTCTGCTCAgtgaaaacagtctattaccatcttgatacagcataataaatgacaaatataaacagaaatattaGATCAGGAAAAAATGCATATACAGAATAAGACCTAATAGCATTACAAACaggaggcaaggagtcttgataCCACACATGAGTGTTCATGTAGGCTAGTCCTACA encodes:
- the LOC138859633 gene encoding testis-expressed protein 9-like, giving the protein LQVATQQRVSQASHREPKDCLSKTSETITCQNSHQKYTVGETVNQGDAVIKTTAPFLHGDQKTCTENAEYLYGDTKATQQEYQPSVYRGNDKTCTTEQQNKTGIEKRQLSTRVAENSNEQVIEEKQEATDDHLEEAEDAIFDEFLDQSTRYRISSLCKKVTHLNGTISVLQEECKRLLNAKKEACTRAHTSETERRTLNKQVLLLQQQTTKLQKSNKQLQDRVQELNIECQGLRKELSSHQHSENEHRSSQSSFQAQLTRAHSENASLREQISALKNRHKEELEQLRTALGSSNSKAKELERQQRNMNALVKKQDKLIGVLNEQKNNLAAAKAAAGLEEKFLNIITPLQPQ
- the LOC113827863 gene encoding coiled-coil domain-containing protein 186 isoform X1; this translates as MWSCKEMSSEDDLQLLDQQLDSRLQRLQGLWISSSSDHVESYKVATQQRVSQASHREPKDCLSKTSETITCQNSHQKYTVGETVNQGDAVIKTTAPFLHGDQKTCTENAEYLYWDTKATQQEYQPSVYRGSDKTCTTEQQNKTGIEKRQLSTRVAENSNEQVIEEKQEATDDHLEEAEDAIFDEFLDQSTRYRISSLCKKVTHLNGTISVLQEECKRLSNAKKEACTRAHTSETERRTLNKQVLLLQQQTTKLQKSNKQLQDRVQELNIECQGLRKELSSHQHSENEHRSSQSSFQAQLTRAHSENASLREQISALKNRHKEELEQLRTALGSSNSKVKELERQQRNMNALVKKQDKLIGVLNEQKNNLAAAKAAAGLEEKFLNIITPLQPQ
- the LOC113827863 gene encoding coiled-coil domain-containing protein 186 isoform X2, which produces MWSCKEMSSEDDLQLLDQQLDSRLQRLQGLWISSSSDHVATQQRVSQASHREPKDCLSKTSETITCQNSHQKYTVGETVNQGDAVIKTTAPFLHGDQKTCTENAEYLYWDTKATQQEYQPSVYRGSDKTCTTEQQNKTGIEKRQLSTRVAENSNEQVIEEKQEATDDHLEEAEDAIFDEFLDQSTRYRISSLCKKVTHLNGTISVLQEECKRLSNAKKEACTRAHTSETERRTLNKQVLLLQQQTTKLQKSNKQLQDRVQELNIECQGLRKELSSHQHSENEHRSSQSSFQAQLTRAHSENASLREQISALKNRHKEELEQLRTALGSSNSKVKELERQQRNMNALVKKQDKLIGVLNEQKNNLAAAKAAAGLEEKFLNIITPLQPQ
- the LOC113827863 gene encoding coiled-coil domain-containing protein 186 isoform X4, whose amino-acid sequence is MSSEDDLQLLDQQLDSRLQRLQGLWISSSSDHVATQQRVSQASHREPKDCLSKTSETITCQNSHQKYTVGETVNQGDAVIKTTAPFLHGDQKTCTENAEYLYWDTKATQQEYQPSVYRGSDKTCTTEQQNKTGIEKRQLSTRVAENSNEQVIEEKQEATDDHLEEAEDAIFDEFLDQSTRYRISSLCKKVTHLNGTISVLQEECKRLSNAKKEACTRAHTSETERRTLNKQVLLLQQQTTKLQKSNKQLQDRVQELNIECQGLRKELSSHQHSENEHRSSQSSFQAQLTRAHSENASLREQISALKNRHKEELEQLRTALGSSNSKVKELERQQRNMNALVKKQDKLIGVLNEQKNNLAAAKAAAGLEEKFLNIITPLQPQ
- the LOC113827863 gene encoding coiled-coil domain-containing protein 186 isoform X3, whose amino-acid sequence is MSSEDDLQLLDQQLDSRLQRLQGLWISSSSDHVESYKVATQQRVSQASHREPKDCLSKTSETITCQNSHQKYTVGETVNQGDAVIKTTAPFLHGDQKTCTENAEYLYWDTKATQQEYQPSVYRGSDKTCTTEQQNKTGIEKRQLSTRVAENSNEQVIEEKQEATDDHLEEAEDAIFDEFLDQSTRYRISSLCKKVTHLNGTISVLQEECKRLSNAKKEACTRAHTSETERRTLNKQVLLLQQQTTKLQKSNKQLQDRVQELNIECQGLRKELSSHQHSENEHRSSQSSFQAQLTRAHSENASLREQISALKNRHKEELEQLRTALGSSNSKVKELERQQRNMNALVKKQDKLIGVLNEQKNNLAAAKAAAGLEEKFLNIITPLQPQ